The Fibrobacter sp. UWB5 genome contains a region encoding:
- a CDS encoding porin family protein, whose product MKAISRAIAGALFATGLASAQVQMGGHAAVNFSTLWGDGASEKEIPWSLGLTAGAAAKVAVNEKVSVVPELDVDWRRQKDDEFTWNTWALELPVLARYNVLPQMYFEAGPRLALLLSSEMEQDLGSVVETTNFGKNDALNVFEFGIDVGIGCSVTPNLDLGIRYGVGLTSIIDGKKFESDDQAFKNMQIQVGGIYWF is encoded by the coding sequence ATGAAAGCTATCTCCCGCGCTATTGCAGGCGCACTGTTCGCAACCGGTCTAGCCTCTGCTCAAGTCCAAATGGGCGGACACGCCGCAGTCAACTTCAGCACGCTCTGGGGTGACGGAGCTTCTGAAAAGGAAATCCCCTGGAGTCTCGGCCTTACAGCCGGCGCCGCCGCCAAAGTCGCCGTAAACGAAAAAGTCAGCGTTGTACCCGAACTCGATGTGGACTGGCGCCGCCAAAAAGACGACGAATTCACATGGAACACGTGGGCACTTGAATTACCCGTTCTCGCCCGTTACAACGTGTTACCTCAAATGTACTTTGAAGCGGGCCCGCGACTCGCGCTGCTCCTGTCCTCCGAAATGGAACAAGACTTAGGCAGCGTTGTCGAAACAACCAACTTCGGCAAAAATGACGCACTCAACGTTTTTGAATTCGGCATCGACGTCGGCATAGGCTGCTCGGTCACGCCCAATTTGGACCTGGGCATTCGCTATGGCGTGGGCCTGACCTCTATCATTGACGGCAAAAAATTCGAAAGCGACGACCAAGCCTTCAAGAACATGCAAATCCAAGTCGGCGGAATTTACTGGTTCTAG
- a CDS encoding PD-(D/E)XK nuclease family transposase, with product MTKEQYAEMLKDISETHKQGGNISACIESISFVNPAIVAPFSKNITSDIVAEDQHLDRIVLEVQHVCGDSYRDRLVLYTAKHTVASRVKGEDYKLRNLNLISLQMFNGFPESSNYRHTIRLKNQDNEVYFDKQTITLVEIPKLCIFTEEFLVSEAMKMSDHNYELYVEKKQAREEGLAEGRAEGRAEERADNLAVLQDMNLSPEQIAEFKARLEARGK from the coding sequence ATGACTAAAGAACAATACGCAGAAATGCTCAAAGACATCAGCGAAACTCACAAGCAAGGAGGGAATATTTCAGCCTGCATCGAAAGCATCTCATTCGTAAATCCTGCCATCGTCGCCCCGTTCAGCAAGAACATCACGTCGGACATTGTAGCGGAAGACCAGCACCTGGATCGCATCGTACTTGAAGTACAACATGTCTGCGGCGATTCGTATCGCGACCGTCTCGTTCTTTACACGGCAAAACACACCGTTGCAAGCCGCGTTAAAGGCGAAGATTACAAGCTCAGAAATTTGAACCTCATCAGCCTCCAGATGTTCAACGGATTCCCGGAGTCTTCGAACTACAGGCACACCATTCGGCTCAAGAACCAGGACAACGAAGTTTATTTTGACAAGCAGACCATCACCTTAGTCGAAATCCCTAAATTGTGTATCTTTACAGAAGAATTTCTTGTAAGTGAGGCGATGAAAATGAGCGACCACAACTACGAACTCTACGTCGAAAAAAAACAGGCCCGCGAAGAAGGCCTCGCGGAAGGTCGCGCAGAAGGACGCGCAGAAGAACGTGCCGACAACCTTGCCGTATTGCAAGACATGAACCTGTCGCCCGAACAAATTGCCGAATTCAAGGCCAGACTCGAAGCACGCGGGAAATAG